In the Halalkalicoccus sp. CGA53 genome, ACTTACATCGAGATCGAGGCCGTGTGTGATCTGGTGGCCCTCAATTGCGGCGTCTAACCCGCGGACATGTAACACTGGATCTTCGGTCATGCTTTCACCCCTAACAGCTTCCGGCGGAGTTCATTGTCTTCCCGAATAAGGTCTGCGGGGCCTTCTCGGAGTACCTTTCCTTCATGGAGCGCTACTACTCGGTCGGCATATTCGAGTACGAGCTCCATGTCGTGTTCGATGGTCGCAATTGGAATCTCCTCACGGCGAGAGACCTCAAGGATGGTCTCGATGATGTCTACCTTCATCCCCGACGGGATACCAGCAGTCGGTTCATCCAAGAACAAATAGCGTGGCTCAAGACCGAACGTCATTGCAACGTCTAGAAGCTTTCGTTGCCCGTGAGAGAGTTCTGCGGCGACTTCGTTAGAAATGTCATTGAGACCGAAGGTGTCAAGTATATATTCGACTTCCGATTCGACTACTTCGTGTTCGTCTTTTAGGCTGAATAGGCTTTTTGTAATGCCGTGATTCGACAGAACTGTGATCCTCACATTATCTCGAACAGTCATTTCGTCGAATAAATTGACTATCTGAAAGCTTCGGATAATGCCTCGGTTCACCCTAGTCGTAGGATCCAACGCTGTGATCTCTTCGCCATCAAGCGTAATCATCCCGGAGTCGGGAGACAGATGCCCCGTAATTAAGTTAACGAGGGTGGTCTTACCGGCTCCATTGGGTCCCACGATGAAGACGACTTCATCGGGTGTCTGTCCAAGTTGAAAGTCGACCCCGTCGGTCGCTGCTAGATTTCCGAACAACTTCTTGAGGTTCTTAGTTTCTAACATGTTGTCTTTACCGCGAAAATATATCCCTGATATTTCGATACCACATTAAGACTACTGCGTGGATGTGCGCCTGCATTCGTCTGATCGACTGTTTAGGATCGCGCCGTAGCTGTTTCACTTCGCGGTTGATATCGTCGATCGATCCAATGACACCGTTCGGGAAGAAGAATACAATTAAAATGAGAAGCAATCCGATGATGGCATTGAAGTAGCTAGTATATACGTGGATGTTATCGAGAAGGAATATGAGAATAATTCCTCCGATTATCGGTCCGGTGAGAGTGTGAATACCACCGATGATTACCGCAAATAGCATCTCCCCCGAACGGAACACGAACAGACTCTGTTCGGGTCCGGTGTGAAGCCGGTATAGGACCCAGAGCGCGCCGCCAAACGATGCAAAGACCGCTGAGATAGTGAACGCTCCCCATACGTAGTTTTTGGTCCGAATACCAATGAACTCAGCTCGGACACGGTTCTGCCCGATTGCGTTGAGTGCCTGTCCATATGGCGAGTTGATCAACCGCCACATAAAGAGAAGCGAGCCAACCAACACGACCACAGTCAGCATATGTATGGCGAGTTCGTATAATTCAGTCGATAGTTGCTGTCCCAAGATCGTCGGTCGTTGACCGTCGGCTCGTACAGCTAGGCCGTCTGTCCGGTGGAAGAATGCGCTGCGGCGGACGGAGTAGTAGAGGATTGCGTTTACCGCCAACGTGAGCAACGCGAAATACAGTCCGATGTAGTCGGCTATAAAGTAACCCATAACGACAGCCAGTGTAACTCCGAGAATTACAGCGACCAGAATTAGCGGAAGCACATGCTGAAAGCCGAAGTGGAATACCAATACGGCGATCGTGTATGCACTGACGCCAAAGAACGCCGCATGACCGAACGAAACGAGTTTTAGGTGTCGGAGGAGCAGGTTCACGCCTAATGCAGCCAACCCGAACGCCATGCCGGTGTGCAGACTCCGATAGCCGATTCCTGGAATCAATCGCGTCAGGTCGATAGCTGCGATGAGGAGGAGAAGGAGAAAACCGCCGATCAACGATTGTTTCTTACTTAGCTCGAGTCCTTTCATTACCCGAATTCGAGTTTCGCCGTCACGTTCGACGATCGGATTAAGTTTCATGAGAGCTCGCCCCAGGAGCTGAACAGCCCTTGTGGTTTGATCAGGAGAACGATTAACATGAGGAGGAACGGAATTACCAGTTCGACCGGTGGATACAGCCACGTCGCCCATCTGCTGAGCAGTCCAACCATGATCGCCGCGATATAGGTCCCTTTGATACTGCCGACGCCACCAATAACGATGATAACAAAGGCGAGGATCAGCGGCTCGATCCCCATCCCCAGGTTCGCGGTGATTGGAGGAGCGGCCATTGCACCACCCATACCGGCCAGAAACGCGCCGAATGCGAACACGACAGTGAACATCTTTTTCGTGTCGATGCCAATGGCCGTAGCCATCTCGCGGTCAATGGCTAACGCGCGAATGATCAACCCCTGCTTCGTGTTGTCGAAAAACCACAGGAGTGAAACAAACAGGATGAATCCACTGATAATAACAAATATGTTATAAGAAGGGTATGAGAATCCGACCAATTCTGTCGTTGGGATTCGGTTCAATCCAGAGTACGGCGCAGAACTCGAAACGGAGCCTTCACCCCAGAACAGTTTGATCCCATCATGTAGTATTAATAATAATCCGAAAGTTAACAATAGCTGATATTCCTCTGCTCGATCGTATATCGGTCGAAATAGAACCACCTCAATGATAGAAGCTAACGGGATCAATATCGCCGCAGCGATTAGAATGCCAAGGAGGATGATGCCACCGAAGAGGATGTACTGTGCGATCGTCTCAGGGATGACGACTAACCCCATTAGAAGACCGAACACTGTAATCCCGAGGTACGCACCGAGCGCGTACAATTCCCCATGTGCAAGATTTAGCACGCCGAGGATGCCAAGCACGATGCTCAATCCGGCTGTAATCAGGAACAGGATCGAACCCCAGTACAGTCCGTTTAGCGTATGTGCTATAAAACTTCCTAACATTTGTAGATTTTTTAGTACTTCAAATTAGTCTGTTACCACCCCTCGAGCCAGTCCATCGACTGGACTCCTGGCGGTGGGTGGTTGCCGATCGGCGACCATTCGCGAACATTTGTCCACCCGGCATGATCGTTCTCATCGTCCCACGTTAGTTCACCGCTGTGAAGATTGGAAAAAGCCTGCCTGCCATTGAAATAGTCCGGATCGGTGGCACAGAACACGCTCGGTGTTGCGAACCCGTGGTTCGACATAATTTCGGCAAGTTCCTCGGCCTCTGGCCACCTCCCTAGTAGCTGGACGGCCCGTTCAGCGGCGGTCGCATACCAAGTCATCGCTCCGTACGTGCTCATAGTGTATCCGTAGACCGCGCTAACGCCCCAGTTCTGCAATTCCTCGTGGAGTTCATGGACGGCTGGCGCCATTGGCTCTGGTGGATAATTGTAGATGTAGTTCCGCCCGACCATCACAGTCGGATCCGCAGCTTCAACCTCTTCTTGGGTGAAATCTGGCGCTCCCCCATATCCGATGGTCGTTGCATGAACACCAACCTCGTCCCACATACCAACCTCGTTCCCTTGTCTCAAGAATAACGACATATCTCCTCCCCACATACTTGTGAAGAGGACGTCAGGCTCCAAGCTGGCCACTTCGGTGACGTGGCTCGACATATCATCAGCAAATAGGTCCGGCCATCCCTCATAGACAACTTCGACATCACCACCAAGTGCTTCGACAGCTGTGCTGAACCCTTCCCACTGGGTATGGCCAAATTCGTAGTCCGGACTAACGTTTGCGATAGAGTCAATATTGTCCCCACCGAGGTGCTCGACGACAGCGCGAGCAGCTACGACGGTTTCAGTGATGTCGGGATTTTGGAACCGGAAAACCAGTTCCGGATCAGTATGGGTATCTTCAAAAAGGGTAAACGCCGCTCCGTCTGGGAAGATTGTTAATGTACCTAGCTCATCGGCGACCGGCGCTACTGAGGCCACAGCTCCAGACGTGGCCGGGCCAAAGATAACGTCCTTTTCGTCATCTACGAACCGTTCGTGGTTCTCGATCGCTCCCTCACCTTCATTCAAAGTCTCGACCTCGACCTCCCGGCCTGCGATTCCTCCGGAGTCGTTGATTCGGTCGACGGCAATCTCCATCGCTGCGACTTGCTGCTCTGTTAAGACGAACCCGGGTCCGTCGAGAGTGATCTGAAAGCCGACCTCAATTGGATCGTCCGGAACGTCTCCGTTGGTCTCCGCACTATCTTCGTCGTCGTCGGGCAGTAATGCGCCACACCCCGCAAGTGCTGCTGCGGCACTACCAGCCCCCATCGCCTTTATTAATTTCCGACGCCCCATACTGAGGCCACGTGATCGAGGATCAGAAGAGGTTAATGATGTGTTGTCTATTGACAAGTTTGGCATGAGTTGTTATACCACACGGCTGTATGACCAAGTCAGATATTAACTTTTCGAACAAGATTGCGCTGTATCGGCAAGAATTGAGCAGGACGAGGAACTATTTGATCATGTCGCTGGCAAGCTTGCTCAAAAAAGTGCTTCCCGGTGAACACGCAAGGATGTCGGCAGCGGGCGCGGACGGCAAATGGCGAGCGTTGCTATTTGCGATGTGGATCGACCGGTTTTACCAAACGTGGAGGGTGTCATAGAAGAGTTCTCATACCGTGATCACAGTACTTCCCGGATTGTCTCCGCATTCGTAGTTGGTGATTACAACGACAATGCGAAGGCACAGTGCAAAGAACACCTGTGCCCGTGCGTGGACGCGGCCTCGGGCACGTCCGCGCCCGAGGCCGCAGTCCTTGACCGCGTCGTTGGTCCGTTCAACTCCACTCCAACGGTTGTACGTCTCGTCTAGCGTCGATTGCTTTAACTGAACGTCCTCGCTGTGTTCGGTGATGCGGTCTTCGACCCTGTACTCAAAGTCGTTCGGCTCGTCAGTGTTTCTCGGGTTGTACGGGGCGACTGGCACGACCACCTACTGGCCGCAGGGGTCGTGCCAGTCGGGCGTATCGTAGGCGCTGTCGCCAACCATCCAGATCGGCTGTTTGACGGCGAACGCGTCACGTGTGACGCGCATCACCGTCTCTTCTGGTGCTTGCTTGCTCTCGGTGAACTCCGCTGCAATCGGGATCTTTTGTCCGGTCGAGACGATTGTACAGCCGTAGCCGTAATAGTACTCTTCAGCGGGTGGATCGTAGCATTTCGATGCATCTTGGTCGGCAGGCATCGTTCTCACATCGGTTGGATCGATGGAGTAGGTCACGTCGAGCAGGCCGAGGAGAGCGGCCTGCTCTACGAGTTGAGCAAAGTGTTCGTCAACTACGTGTTCGAGGTCAGTAAGAAAACGAGCGACCGCATTTCTTGACGGCGGTCGATCGAACCCACAGCCGAGCCAGACGATCGTGTTCTGAAGCTCCCGTTCAACAGGACGAATGCCGTAGATGTCTTTGTAGTAGCAGTGGAGAAACCCACGCATCATCTCTGATGGCTCAAGTTCTCGTGTTCGCCCCGGCGGAGACGGGGCGAACACGTCGAACTCTTCGAGAAACTCGAAGAAGAGATGCTCAAACAGCGCTAGCGTCTCTGTCTCCACGGCTTTGAAGAGCGACTCTACCGAAGGATCATCTTGCAGGGTCGCTGACCACATGCCACCTCAGCATTCACCCTGCTCTTTGGTGAGCTAATCGTTCTATGACAACCTCGAACGTGAATAAACGGACGATCCAGCGCCCGAGTGATTGGTGTAACCCTTGAACGTCGTCGAGCGGAGAGTTGCGTCTTCTTAAACTGACCGCCAAAAGTACGTGGACCACTGCTACTGGATACCCTTTGTTGAGGGCCTCAGACGTTGTTTCCTATGATCGGAGGTTCACGTATTCGTCACCGACTGTCGGTAATTCCCATCGAGTTATCGAATAGTCAGCACTGACAGGGTTAGATTCTCAGGAAGCGTCTGGATGGGTGTATATGAGATTTCTCTACCATCTAGACACCGTTCTTACGGCCTCTGACATTGAATACGTAACGCTTGATCTGCTCGCAGAGATACCGATCCCCGGAGTCGAAGCCGCAGCCTTCGACTCCGGGATCATCCGAAAGACACTGCTCCAAGCTGCTGTCGATCAGAAGTCGATCAAGGCGATCACCGACACTACCCGGAGAACGTACTCCGACGACTATACGCTCACACAGCTTCACACCGTTCCGCCTGATGAACTGGAAGCAATCGTCAATGATCTCTTCGTCCAGCAGGCGGCGATGATCCTCGGGCCGGGGCCGAGGATCATCTGCATCGA is a window encoding:
- a CDS encoding ABC transporter ATP-binding protein, with product MLETKNLKKLFGNLAATDGVDFQLGQTPDEVVFIVGPNGAGKTTLVNLITGHLSPDSGMITLDGEEITALDPTTRVNRGIIRSFQIVNLFDEMTVRDNVRITVLSNHGITKSLFSLKDEHEVVESEVEYILDTFGLNDISNEVAAELSHGQRKLLDVAMTFGLEPRYLFLDEPTAGIPSGMKVDIIETILEVSRREEIPIATIEHDMELVLEYADRVVALHEGKVLREGPADLIREDNELRRKLLGVKA
- a CDS encoding branched-chain amino acid ABC transporter permease, whose protein sequence is MKLNPIVERDGETRIRVMKGLELSKKQSLIGGFLLLLLIAAIDLTRLIPGIGYRSLHTGMAFGLAALGVNLLLRHLKLVSFGHAAFFGVSAYTIAVLVFHFGFQHVLPLILVAVILGVTLAVVMGYFIADYIGLYFALLTLAVNAILYYSVRRSAFFHRTDGLAVRADGQRPTILGQQLSTELYELAIHMLTVVVLVGSLLFMWRLINSPYGQALNAIGQNRVRAEFIGIRTKNYVWGAFTISAVFASFGGALWVLYRLHTGPEQSLFVFRSGEMLFAVIIGGIHTLTGPIIGGIILIFLLDNIHVYTSYFNAIIGLLLILIVFFFPNGVIGSIDDINREVKQLRRDPKQSIRRMQAHIHAVVLMWYRNIRDIFSR
- a CDS encoding branched-chain amino acid ABC transporter permease; its protein translation is MLGSFIAHTLNGLYWGSILFLITAGLSIVLGILGVLNLAHGELYALGAYLGITVFGLLMGLVVIPETIAQYILFGGIILLGILIAAAILIPLASIIEVVLFRPIYDRAEEYQLLLTFGLLLILHDGIKLFWGEGSVSSSAPYSGLNRIPTTELVGFSYPSYNIFVIISGFILFVSLLWFFDNTKQGLIIRALAIDREMATAIGIDTKKMFTVVFAFGAFLAGMGGAMAAPPITANLGMGIEPLILAFVIIVIGGVGSIKGTYIAAIMVGLLSRWATWLYPPVELVIPFLLMLIVLLIKPQGLFSSWGELS
- a CDS encoding ABC transporter substrate-binding protein, producing the protein MGRRKLIKAMGAGSAAAALAGCGALLPDDDEDSAETNGDVPDDPIEVGFQITLDGPGFVLTEQQVAAMEIAVDRINDSGGIAGREVEVETLNEGEGAIENHERFVDDEKDVIFGPATSGAVASVAPVADELGTLTIFPDGAAFTLFEDTHTDPELVFRFQNPDITETVVAARAVVEHLGGDNIDSIANVSPDYEFGHTQWEGFSTAVEALGGDVEVVYEGWPDLFADDMSSHVTEVASLEPDVLFTSMWGGDMSLFLRQGNEVGMWDEVGVHATTIGYGGAPDFTQEEVEAADPTVMVGRNYIYNYPPEPMAPAVHELHEELQNWGVSAVYGYTMSTYGAMTWYATAAERAVQLLGRWPEAEELAEIMSNHGFATPSVFCATDPDYFNGRQAFSNLHSGELTWDDENDHAGWTNVREWSPIGNHPPPGVQSMDWLEGW